CCGGGCCACGTCGCGCCGGACCGGGCTCACCCCGGGCGGTCAGGGGAGCCCGCCGGTCGCGCCCAGATAGGCGACGTAGAACTGGACCGCGTTGAACGCCCCGTGGATGAGCGACGGGACGACGAGGTTCCCGGTCCGCTCGTACGCGGCGCCCAGTACCGGCGAGAGGACGAGCAGTACCGCCAGATACGCCAGTTTTCCGGCGCCCTGCAACGAGAAGACGTGGACGACGGCGAAGACGAAACTCGAAGCGGTGATGGCGACCCAGGGGCCGAACGCCTCCCGGAGCCGACCCTGCACCACGCCTCGGTAGAGCAGTTCCTCGCCCGGTCCGATGAACAGGAACGACAGCGGGACCAGCAGCAGGAAGATCCGGGGGTCCTGCTCGCCGAACTGCTCGACGGCGTTCGACGCCGACCGGACGCCGAACGCGGAGAACAGCGCCGAGAGGGCGACGAGCCCCGCGAACAGCGCGACCGTGCCGCCGACCGACCACCCGACGTCCCGCAGCGTCGGGAGGCGAACCCCGACGAAGCGCGGCCCCCGGCCGGTGTAGACCAGGTATCCGAGCGCGAACGCCCCGAACGCCACGCCCTGGCCCATCACGACCGAGAGGGCGAGCAGCAGCGCCGGCCGCTCCATCAGGGGAACGCCCGCCGCCAGCAGTGCCACCGACGCCAGCCCGACGACCACCACCGCGAACGCGTACCCGCCGAGGCCGAGCGCCGCCGCCGCGAACAGGGCGCGCCCCGGCGAGGCGCCAGCGCCCGGACCGCCGATTCGTGCTCGACTCATCCCGTCGAGACACGCGACGCAGTCACTTGAAGGTCGCTCGGACCGCGTC
This region of Halorussus rarus genomic DNA includes:
- a CDS encoding CPBP family intramembrane glutamic endopeptidase, coding for MSRARIGGPGAGASPGRALFAAAALGLGGYAFAVVVVGLASVALLAAGVPLMERPALLLALSVVMGQGVAFGAFALGYLVYTGRGPRFVGVRLPTLRDVGWSVGGTVALFAGLVALSALFSAFGVRSASNAVEQFGEQDPRIFLLLVPLSFLFIGPGEELLYRGVVQGRLREAFGPWVAITASSFVFAVVHVFSLQGAGKLAYLAVLLVLSPVLGAAYERTGNLVVPSLIHGAFNAVQFYVAYLGATGGLP